In Pyxicephalus adspersus chromosome 10, UCB_Pads_2.0, whole genome shotgun sequence, the DNA window CATCATAAATTCCAAAAGTCAAAGTGCCTCTATTTTGGATTTCAGTAACTCTAACATGGAAGGCAGTAGCCATTACAATTCTGACCAGTGTACAAGGAAAACGAATATACATTCAACTAGCATAGAGACTTCCATTAATCCTGCTACAGTTTATGCAGAGATGGAAGACTGCCCAAGGCAAGTGTCATGGAATATGGATATTTTAAAATCTCCAATTGTTGTAGGCGTTGAGGATAGTTCAAAGATGGCCATTTTAAAAGATTGTATTAGCCCCACAAACCAACaagaagaaaatattacaaaaaaccACATATTACACGTTAATACGAATGAGGAAAATACTCAGCTGCTGCAATCAGATGAATCGGGGTGCActaaaaaaatggaacatttaaaGACTGAATTTCCAGAATGCTGTATTCTCTCACATTGTAACTTAACATTGGCTCCAGTAACCAGTGCTCAGGAAGCTGAATTTTTTAATAACTTGCCTAAATGTGCTGATAAAGAAAATGCACAGTGCATTAGTCCCAGGCAAACCAGTGTGGACAAAGACAGTGACtgtaaattaaagcaaaattctGAGCAAAATACTGTAGTTGTAACAAAACGTGGAATTCATGTAAATCATTATGAGAGTTTTCTGCCTCCTAATGACAACTCTGAATCACCTTTTCATAAAATTAGGTTGCATGAAAATTTCAAGCATTCAAAAACTcctaaaagatgtaaaaatactCCTTGCTTAAGGAAAAGTGATTGTGATAATCAGTGTGATGTAGTTTACATTACTGAACCAATTACAGCACCATACCActttcagcaacaaaaatcttTTCCCTATTCACGGTACACTGCAAGAAAAAGCACCAGGGGATGTCTTTTTGGTGATGAATACAGTCCGTTTTCCACTGTTCGTACACTGGTCAGAAACTCCAAAGTTGAGGATAAAGGGAACAGCGCATtacattttgctaaagcattaATTAATTCTGACGGAGTTATTGCTGACACACTACCTCTTACCAATGATGTATCATTGGTCCATTCAGAAGAGACCTGTGTGGGAATAGGTACTGTTAACTCCCTACCACAACATGGAATGATCCAAGACCTATCTATATGCAAGAAATCTGAAAACACTGATGAAATCTCAGGTATGGTGGAACAGCCAGTAAATGAAAGGTCAGACTCTTTGTTAGCCGTTTTCTCTCTTGTACGTGATGGAAATGAAAATCCATCCTTTTCAGGACCCCATCCTGCAAATGAAGTTTTGCAAACAAAACCCGATGAAAAGTTGGTGCAAATGGATAATTTGCTAGATGCTAGAAATATACACAGAGACCACCTTGAAAATGCTACCCCAATGTCATTAGAGAAGATTTTGCATTCTGAGCATAATAATGTAGATGAGGTTGCTGCTAATGAGTTTTCACAGAAGCCAACAGTTGAACAAATGCATGTCCCTTTATCAAACTCCCCTTCCACTAGCTGTTCAGTATTTCCACtctcaaatgaaataaaaaagtataggATGTCATTTACTACACCCTACTACACAGAACTGCTTAGGAAAGTTGAGAATtctatacaaatgtttaaaaattgtgaCATTTCACCTGTGCATTTAGGTTCAAACACCATAGCAAATGGCACAATGGGAAAAACTTTTGAAGACCTAAATTATTTGAATCCTTtagaagaaaatacaaaagaatttGGCAAAGGCAGCTCAAATGTTACAAGACCAATAAAAACTGAGACATTTCAGGAAGATTACATTGAACAATCAAACGCTGATAATTGTTCTGTTCATGTGGAGCCTATAGggaaaatagaatttaaaaaattagaaacagaACCTTCAAAAAGAATTGATTGCTTAACAAATTATAATCATGTTAATAGGATTTACAACAAAGATGTTGACCATCTTATAGACACATGTGCTAAAATATGTGAGCGAAGTGACCTCCAGCTCAAAGAAAGGTCTGTCACAAAAGATGATATTCAACAATGTCATTCTGTTATTTCATTTAAGCATGACAATAATGTTGATGTGGATACACCTTCACAAACCAAAGAGATAAATGGAGAAAAACATTCTAATACAACCAGAATAGACACACTGGACAATCTTTTACCAAGCAACAATACTAATAGTAAAAGCCCCATGCCATTAAAAAGAAAGCTCAAAAAGACACCTATCCCGACAGACAGACGCCTTAGAAGCCGTGAAACTCAAACCGACatgtctaaaaacaaaaaagcttctCTCCAAGTTCAGATTTCTCAGTTTGGAAGCATGAAGTCCCCACATAGGTCCGTGGAGTTTAGTACTGATTGTGCTACACCGTATGGACTTCTAACACAAATTATTCCAAAATCTGGAGAAAGCCTTGAAGGTGAAAATTGTTGTGTCCAGTTCTTAAGCAACcaatttgctgaagaaaaaacCTTACTTTCtgaaagaatgtttaaaaacacatCTACCTCTACTCCAAAGAGGGTGGAAAATGTGAGTGTCAATTTTGAAATAAGCTCCGATCAGAGAAAAGTATTTTTGTgctcaaaaagtaaaaattctttaaagGTGGAGGATGAAGAAAGTATCTGCAGCCAAGTCATTTCAAAAAATGATTgtccatttaaaagtaaaaaatgtaataagcagATGCCAGCAGATACATCAGTTTCCCTTGCTCGGACAAGGAGTAAAACAAAATGCACCAAGGTACATCCATTGACAGAGAGTAAGGAGGAGATTCAAAAAGCAAAATTGGAACACCTGTCTGCGGAAAATGGGAAGCCATTTAAGAAATCCCTTGCATTTACGGACATGGACAATTCTTTACACAGCCTTGAAGATAAAGAAATGATTAGACCAAAATTTATAGACTGGTATTATGAGGAAAAAAGCCAAGAACGCGTGTCCATTTTCAATAACAAATATTCCTCTGTTCACAATAACTGGATTTCACTGGAGAAAGATGGATCAGTCGGTCCTAAGTCTAAAAGTAAAGCtgataaattaaaagaaatctgGAAAACCAAGAAAAGAGCAAGGAAAGCTAAATCTATGGAAGAGACACAGAGATATTCTCCAATACAAATGCTTTTTATGAACTCTTTTAAAATATCTGATATTTGCAAATGGTTTTTGGAAACAACGGAAACCAAATCTTTAGTAATTACTAAGAAATTGAATACCCGTTTCCCTGAAGAACACCAGCTTCCTTTTCCTCCTGTACAGAGGCATCCAAGCCCAAATTTATATCCTCACACACTACAAGCCGAACGCTTGAAAAAACACCTTAAAAAGTTTGCTTCTGCATACCCGGCATGTAATAATGCCAAAACTCAAAATGCACTCTCCAAACTTGAGAACGGAGTGCAACTTGTTGAGTCTTCAAAAATTCTGGTCAAAGCAGCTAGTAACTCAAAATACCCTGGatcaaatgttaacaaaaataaaactaccaGTGCCCGCATCCTCAGAAAGTACAATAATTTTAGAGAAAAACTACATCATCCATCTGCaccactaaataaaaaacatcaggCATGCATTGTACAAAATTCAGCATCAAAAATCGATCCTGTGCAAAACAATAGATTACCTTCTTCGAAACTGAATTCACAGACTGTTGCAAACTCCCCTGCCTTTAAACTTGTTCAGGTGAACGAAAAGCAAAAAGCTAGGAAACGTCCCAAAGATGACCAGTCAGCACAGCAAGTCGTACAACCGAGTAAAAAAAGGAAGATTAAGGTGAAACCACAGCTGGATAAAAATAGGCACAAGATCCCAACAAATTTACTAACCATAAAAGTGGcccataaagtaaaaaaaacagacgGCGTTTCACAATTCCAAGCTTCAAAAAGGCAAGAGGTGAAAGTTCAAGCGGTCAAGGCATCTGCTTTaaagaaagggaaaacaaaaacgcctaagcaaaaaaaatccagcaaaacGCAACTTGTCATTCGAAATTGTCAGACAAGATCATCTAAACAGCAACTGGTCCCCTCTCCTCTGTCAGAACAGAGAATCCCAAGAATGTCGCAGCCGTTGATGAAGGAACGTCATAGAAAGCGGTGTACTAGTTCGAAAGTGGTGATAAAAAACCCGCATCTGGAGAAACGAAAAAACAGGTCACGAACAGACTCTTCCACACAAAGCAAGAGATGATAACTTGAATTTAAATTAGATACTCAATTACCTGTGTTTTGTTGTACAGCTATAACTTGCATtaattgtgattatttttaaactgtagcaAACCTACCGTTAACCATGCTGTTAGGAATTGTAAGGCTTGGGGTATGGAGAAGGGAAgtgtaaagtttgtttttaattttgttattggtgctcaaataaattatttagtgTAGTTTTATTCGTTTAAAACCGTGAATGTTTGAAAAGTACAGTGCcttatttatcttttcttttttttttcttcatatttagaAGACATGTCATTGTGataaacattgcattttataCTTGATGCACAAGCACTTGTACTGTAGCATAAATCAGTCACACCTATATTTGCTTTGTATTCCAATGACGtctccccccatttttttttttttttttaacacaaataacattttttgtttgtgttgctaGAATTGACAGGAAACTTTTGAGTTAATGTTAAGTTGATAAAAAATCTTGGGCTTCCGTTTTATCCTTACTGCCACTTGCTGTGTAAGCAGCCATTTTCTTAAGCTGAACCAAAATCCAGAATGTAGCCTGTTGGTACAAAACTGCAAGGTTAAGGCAAAATagccttttatttttaacatgctgTAGCTGAagtaataatatttgtatcaCAGGCTTGGTCTGAATTTACaggcttacattttttattaaatggctgtttaaggacatttatttttagaattgaccGTTTATCAAAACCAATACTGAATAGTCAGATTAGTAAGCACATTGCTACAGTTTTTGTGTTGTAACCTTGGTGAaatcagtttttatgttttaggtcaCTCTGATCACATCAAATTAGCCCTAGTTTGCATTGCTTTGCACGCTTAAATTGTTTATGTTccaattttaatttactttgtgtGCAAACTGAGGCTTTATTAgttatatatcatttaaaatcaGTGTTTTGTAACTTAATAAAATGaagaagccttgaaataactttcaagtcttggggaacccctactgtaattactatatccacagctcacagtatattagaatgGGGGCAGTGAGAAGAATGCATTGGTGGCTAGTGGGGAAAAATGTCATAGATggcaaaaaagattattggggtTACTggaactgacctaagaggcacaaagtGCTTATGGCTCTAGCAACATCTTGAGAAAAAGTGGTCTAATACAACACCATAATGAAAACGGTACTTGCTGGGCTATTACACAAACACTGCAGCAATTGCATTTTaacctaatatttttgttttttttctgttcgtCATCATTCATTTTAagtgattttgtatttttagaacgtccatttttcctgaaatgcatttaaaaaaaaaaacaggcttgtCAGGTCATGTATCAACATATATGCATCTAGGTCacaaatattctatttatatatcaACTAATTTGCACTCATTTGAACATTGAATTTGCACAAATGGACTGATAATTGAAACTTTTGTGTTTAAGTAAGCATTAACTTGTATAGATAAGACTTTTGTGAAACttttaaaagtatacattttcatcTGCGTCTCATCAGGAAAAGTAGTttgtgattttccttttttacccCCAAGATGTGTAATTATTGcaataatgacatttttcaatgtaaaaataggTATAATTGGAAAAACCGACAAATTCTActgtaaattcatattttttaccaATGGGGaattttgtactgttttattcgTAAATCAATAGCAGGAAGCGGAACAGCACACATTGATTTTAATGTGATACCTACTCTGCAATCCTTTGTGAATGACATTTGCACtgatgagggtttttttttaaaaaaagtataaagctaATTTTTGCATACCTGTATTCCAATTTGATTAAGGAAAATGTTGTGCATTGAAATGAATTGAtaaaaaacattccaaaacatgTGAGTCTCAAAAAAAGGTGTTTCTAATTCTACagttaatttttgtattattaatattattgatctGTTCTTCCGTCTTTTTTCACTTTGGGACCTGTTCTAATAAACCGAATTGGTGCTATACATACAGGGTTTAGAGTTTGTGCACAAAAGAAACCATATCATTGTGGCTCTTACCACTATATGCCACTGACGTACATTCATGAATTTAAAGGGTTCAATATTACACGGTTatcatttctttgtattttcatatttactCACTGATCTTCTGCACTGAAGTTCTAAGATTCCAAAATAATGTTATGGTAAATGAGGGGAGTACTTCCACGCCAACTAAGTTGTCTCCTTAAATAGATTTGTCGTAcccttactttattttgttttggttttccaCTCACGCTTAAGCCAAAACTTCTTGAAGTGAAGATGGAGCAAACACAGGCAGTACATGTCTGCTACACATGCATATTTCTCTTCTCTCCCCCCTTCTAAAAACTGCAATTACACTaatatgtgtaaagaaaaatgGCTCCAAATGAGGGAGCTCACCGTTTTGCCTCTGCTGCACCTGAATCTTAAGTAGCATAAGAGTTGAAAGAGAACACCTCCTTATGTAAAGAGAAACAGAGTACTCTGTAGTCAGCCCAAGGGGAACCCAGTAGTAGGGCTGACCACatggtttaaacatttatcaAAGTACCGTTGTCAACTCATCCGAAGAAATTTGGACAATGCTGTCTTGCCGCCAGAATTACTGGCAT includes these proteins:
- the LCOR gene encoding ligand-dependent corepressor isoform X2, with the translated sequence MASLCKSQQCSIERRGFRQELDSWRYKLIHCVGFESILEGLFGPGLLNDLSLFKDCEPTGVCDWSFDENCLFCCLRREKVKEHLAGLNKSVSEPGQENLLKQEQAKIIRLERQAEEFINAVFYKKDSPRISDPNIPLVAREIMQRMIRQFAAEYTSKNSSTQDSSQPNSTKNQSLPKSPSGQSSPPPATTQNPVLSKLLMADQDSPLDLTVKKPQSEEPCEQDGVLDLSTKKSPCSGSTHSSISPSTSNAIGNGTQKREREAVVPCSTTIVTLEKFMVKLCAHHQNQFLRVLNILCTEKPIINSKSQSASILDFSNSNMEGSSHYNSDQCTRKTNIHSTSIETSINPATVYAEMEDCPRQVSWNMDILKSPIVVGVEDSSKMAILKDCISPTNQQEENITKNHILHVNTNEENTQLLQSDESGCTKKMEHLKTEFPECCILSHCNLTLAPVTSAQEAEFFNNLPKCADKENAQCISPRQTSVDKDSDCKLKQNSEQNTVVVTKRGIHVNHYESFLPPNDNSESPFHKIRLHENFKHSKTPKRCKNTPCLRKSDCDNQCDVVYITEPITAPYHFQQQKSFPYSRYTARKSTRGCLFGDEYSPFSTVRTLVRNSKVEDKGNSALHFAKALINSDGVIADTLPLTNDVSLVHSEETCVGIGTVNSLPQHGMIQDLSICKKSENTDEISGMVEQPVNERSDSLLAVFSLVRDGNENPSFSGPHPANEVLQTKPDEKLVQMDNLLDARNIHRDHLENATPMSLEKILHSEHNNVDEVAANEFSQKPTVEQMHVPLSNSPSTSCSVFPLSNEIKKYRMSFTTPYYTELLRKVENSIQMFKNCDISPVHLGSNTIANGTMGKTFEDLNYLNPLEENTKEFGKGSSNVTRPIKTETFQEDYIEQSNADNCSVHVEPIGKIEFKKLETEPSKRIDCLTNYNHVNRIYNKDVDHLIDTCAKICERSDLQLKERSVTKDDIQQCHSVISFKHDNNVDVDTPSQTKEINGEKHSNTTRIDTLDNLLPSNNTNSKSPMPLKRKLKKTPIPTDRRLRSRETQTDMSKNKKASLQVQISQFGSMKSPHRSVEFSTDCATPYGLLTQIIPKSGESLEGENCCVQFLSNQFAEEKTLLSERMFKNTSTSTPKRVENVSVNFEISSDQRKVFLCSKSKNSLKVEDEESICSQVISKNDCPFKSKKCNKQMPADTSVSLARTRSKTKCTKVHPLTESKEEIQKAKLEHLSAENGKPFKKSLAFTDMDNSLHSLEDKEMIRPKFIDWYYEEKSQERVSIFNNKYSSVHNNWISLEKDGSVGPKSKSKADKLKEIWKTKKRARKAKSMEETQRYSPIQMLFMNSFKISDICKWFLETTETKSLVITKKLNTRFPEEHQLPFPPVQRHPSPNLYPHTLQAERLKKHLKKFASAYPACNNAKTQNALSKLENGVQLVESSKILVKAASNSKYPGSNVNKNKTTSARILRKYNNFREKLHHPSAPLNKKHQACIVQNSASKIDPVQNNRLPSSKLNSQTVANSPAFKLVQVNEKQKARKRPKDDQSAQQVVQPSKKRKIKVKPQLDKNRHKIPTNLLTIKVAHKVKKTDGVSQFQASKRQEVKVQAVKASALKKGKTKTPKQKKSSKTQLVIRNCQTRSSKQQLVPSPLSEQRIPRMSQPLMKERHRKRCTSSKVVIKNPHLEKRKNRSRTDSSTQSKR
- the LCOR gene encoding ligand-dependent corepressor isoform X1 encodes the protein MASLCKSQQCSIERRGFRQELDSWRYKLIHCVGFESILEGLFGPGLLNDLSLFKDCEPTGVCDWSFDENCLFCCLRREKVKEHLAGLNKSVSEPGQENLLKQEQAKIIRLERQAEEFINAVFYKKDSPRISDPNIPLVAREIMQRMIRQFAAEYTSKNSSTQDSSQPNSTKNQSLPKSPSGQSSPPPATTQNPVLSKLLMADQDSPLDLTVKKPQSEEPCEQADGVLDLSTKKSPCSGSTHSSISPSTSNAIGNGTQKREREAVVPCSTTIVTLEKFMVKLCAHHQNQFLRVLNILCTEKPIINSKSQSASILDFSNSNMEGSSHYNSDQCTRKTNIHSTSIETSINPATVYAEMEDCPRQVSWNMDILKSPIVVGVEDSSKMAILKDCISPTNQQEENITKNHILHVNTNEENTQLLQSDESGCTKKMEHLKTEFPECCILSHCNLTLAPVTSAQEAEFFNNLPKCADKENAQCISPRQTSVDKDSDCKLKQNSEQNTVVVTKRGIHVNHYESFLPPNDNSESPFHKIRLHENFKHSKTPKRCKNTPCLRKSDCDNQCDVVYITEPITAPYHFQQQKSFPYSRYTARKSTRGCLFGDEYSPFSTVRTLVRNSKVEDKGNSALHFAKALINSDGVIADTLPLTNDVSLVHSEETCVGIGTVNSLPQHGMIQDLSICKKSENTDEISGMVEQPVNERSDSLLAVFSLVRDGNENPSFSGPHPANEVLQTKPDEKLVQMDNLLDARNIHRDHLENATPMSLEKILHSEHNNVDEVAANEFSQKPTVEQMHVPLSNSPSTSCSVFPLSNEIKKYRMSFTTPYYTELLRKVENSIQMFKNCDISPVHLGSNTIANGTMGKTFEDLNYLNPLEENTKEFGKGSSNVTRPIKTETFQEDYIEQSNADNCSVHVEPIGKIEFKKLETEPSKRIDCLTNYNHVNRIYNKDVDHLIDTCAKICERSDLQLKERSVTKDDIQQCHSVISFKHDNNVDVDTPSQTKEINGEKHSNTTRIDTLDNLLPSNNTNSKSPMPLKRKLKKTPIPTDRRLRSRETQTDMSKNKKASLQVQISQFGSMKSPHRSVEFSTDCATPYGLLTQIIPKSGESLEGENCCVQFLSNQFAEEKTLLSERMFKNTSTSTPKRVENVSVNFEISSDQRKVFLCSKSKNSLKVEDEESICSQVISKNDCPFKSKKCNKQMPADTSVSLARTRSKTKCTKVHPLTESKEEIQKAKLEHLSAENGKPFKKSLAFTDMDNSLHSLEDKEMIRPKFIDWYYEEKSQERVSIFNNKYSSVHNNWISLEKDGSVGPKSKSKADKLKEIWKTKKRARKAKSMEETQRYSPIQMLFMNSFKISDICKWFLETTETKSLVITKKLNTRFPEEHQLPFPPVQRHPSPNLYPHTLQAERLKKHLKKFASAYPACNNAKTQNALSKLENGVQLVESSKILVKAASNSKYPGSNVNKNKTTSARILRKYNNFREKLHHPSAPLNKKHQACIVQNSASKIDPVQNNRLPSSKLNSQTVANSPAFKLVQVNEKQKARKRPKDDQSAQQVVQPSKKRKIKVKPQLDKNRHKIPTNLLTIKVAHKVKKTDGVSQFQASKRQEVKVQAVKASALKKGKTKTPKQKKSSKTQLVIRNCQTRSSKQQLVPSPLSEQRIPRMSQPLMKERHRKRCTSSKVVIKNPHLEKRKNRSRTDSSTQSKR
- the LCOR gene encoding ligand-dependent corepressor isoform X3 codes for the protein MQRMIRQFAAEYTSKNSSTQDSSQPNSTKNQSLPKSPSGQSSPPPATTQNPVLSKLLMADQDSPLDLTVKKPQSEEPCEQADGVLDLSTKKSPCSGSTHSSISPSTSNAIGNGTQKREREAVVPCSTTIVTLEKFMVKLCAHHQNQFLRVLNILCTEKPIINSKSQSASILDFSNSNMEGSSHYNSDQCTRKTNIHSTSIETSINPATVYAEMEDCPRQVSWNMDILKSPIVVGVEDSSKMAILKDCISPTNQQEENITKNHILHVNTNEENTQLLQSDESGCTKKMEHLKTEFPECCILSHCNLTLAPVTSAQEAEFFNNLPKCADKENAQCISPRQTSVDKDSDCKLKQNSEQNTVVVTKRGIHVNHYESFLPPNDNSESPFHKIRLHENFKHSKTPKRCKNTPCLRKSDCDNQCDVVYITEPITAPYHFQQQKSFPYSRYTARKSTRGCLFGDEYSPFSTVRTLVRNSKVEDKGNSALHFAKALINSDGVIADTLPLTNDVSLVHSEETCVGIGTVNSLPQHGMIQDLSICKKSENTDEISGMVEQPVNERSDSLLAVFSLVRDGNENPSFSGPHPANEVLQTKPDEKLVQMDNLLDARNIHRDHLENATPMSLEKILHSEHNNVDEVAANEFSQKPTVEQMHVPLSNSPSTSCSVFPLSNEIKKYRMSFTTPYYTELLRKVENSIQMFKNCDISPVHLGSNTIANGTMGKTFEDLNYLNPLEENTKEFGKGSSNVTRPIKTETFQEDYIEQSNADNCSVHVEPIGKIEFKKLETEPSKRIDCLTNYNHVNRIYNKDVDHLIDTCAKICERSDLQLKERSVTKDDIQQCHSVISFKHDNNVDVDTPSQTKEINGEKHSNTTRIDTLDNLLPSNNTNSKSPMPLKRKLKKTPIPTDRRLRSRETQTDMSKNKKASLQVQISQFGSMKSPHRSVEFSTDCATPYGLLTQIIPKSGESLEGENCCVQFLSNQFAEEKTLLSERMFKNTSTSTPKRVENVSVNFEISSDQRKVFLCSKSKNSLKVEDEESICSQVISKNDCPFKSKKCNKQMPADTSVSLARTRSKTKCTKVHPLTESKEEIQKAKLEHLSAENGKPFKKSLAFTDMDNSLHSLEDKEMIRPKFIDWYYEEKSQERVSIFNNKYSSVHNNWISLEKDGSVGPKSKSKADKLKEIWKTKKRARKAKSMEETQRYSPIQMLFMNSFKISDICKWFLETTETKSLVITKKLNTRFPEEHQLPFPPVQRHPSPNLYPHTLQAERLKKHLKKFASAYPACNNAKTQNALSKLENGVQLVESSKILVKAASNSKYPGSNVNKNKTTSARILRKYNNFREKLHHPSAPLNKKHQACIVQNSASKIDPVQNNRLPSSKLNSQTVANSPAFKLVQVNEKQKARKRPKDDQSAQQVVQPSKKRKIKVKPQLDKNRHKIPTNLLTIKVAHKVKKTDGVSQFQASKRQEVKVQAVKASALKKGKTKTPKQKKSSKTQLVIRNCQTRSSKQQLVPSPLSEQRIPRMSQPLMKERHRKRCTSSKVVIKNPHLEKRKNRSRTDSSTQSKR